Below is a genomic region from Leptospira yasudae.
AAACCGAGCATGGAAATATGGGAACCGATGGCGCCGATCATGATTACGGTAGCGATCATCGCACCCAGCCAACTCGTCTGTGGAATCAATAATAACAAAACGACTCCAAGTTCGAAAAATCCGACCACATAACGCCCAAAAGGTTCGGCGTCCAATGCGGTAAACGTAGCGATGGAACGTTCTGCGCCGGAAAGTTTAAAGTAAAATGCCGGAGTCAAAATCGCAATCGCAATGATCCTTGTCGTCCAATCTAATATTTTTTTCATAGACCTTACTCCACTTTTAGCGTCCATATTCTAACAACTGGAGAATGTCATCGCAAGGACTTTTCCAAAAAAGCGCCGATCATAAAACCGGAATCCGCACCGATTTATTTTTTTCTAATGAAGTCTAATTCGTCGATCGATCCGTCTAAGCCGATTCGAATCTTCCGTTTCGCTTTAACGCATCTTCGAAAAAATCCCTTTCGACTTGATCGATCGCTTTTAAGATCAGCTTCATTTCGGAATCGGAAAGTCCCTGAAAGAGTTCTTCTCCCTTTTGAAGAATGGCAAGACCCAATCGGATGCCTGAGACATCTTCGGAAGTGTACGTCTTCGGCTTGCTTTCCATCTTTGCGACGATGGCTTTCATCATCGAAACGATTTTAGCGAGAAGTTCGCGGTTCGACAGGGTTTCGAAAAGCTTTACGACGTCATCTCTGAACTGGTCCGCTTCCTTTTTGGGAACGCGGGAAATGATTCTTTCAAAAACGATTTCGTTCTCCGGATCGTTTCCCGCTCTCAATTCTTCCTTTGTAAATTCGAACATAAGGGCTTCGAAATGTCTCGCAGTAAGATACGAATGAAGCGCCGCAAATCCGGTTTTAAACGCAGCCCCGATATGTCTTCCGAAACTGAGAGCCGCGGCGCCTAAGGAACCGATCAAACCGAAAACCTTGGAAGGACTGTGAACGAAACCCGAAAGTGAATCAAAAGCGCCGTCCAAAAGAACGCGGCCTTCGTATTCGGGATAAAGGAGTTCCAAAAAATATTTCAAAAGAGTATCGACGACCGAACGGGGAATTTCGCGCAATTCCGGATAACGTTCCAAGTTGGAGGCGGAATATCTCCGGATCAATGAAGAACGATACGCGCGGATGAGAATCGGAAAGTCCGGGTCCTGGAGAAAATTTTTCATTCTTCCGGAAGGATGGAATTCTCCATCGGAGAGTAAATCAGAAAAAAAGAACAACGATCTCGAACCGCAATCGTCGCGTTTAGGCTTTAAAGTTCGCTAAGTATTGCAGAGCCGCGTCGGCGGGCATCGGCTTGCTGTAAAAATAACCTTGTCCTTTATCGCAGCCTTCCTTCTTCATCAACTCGCCGACTTCCGCGGTTTCGATTCCTTCCGCAACGACCGTCATTCCGAGTTTATGACCGAGATCGATCGCAGCCTGACAGATAAAAAGCGCTTCCTTATCGTACGGAGCCACGCTCACAAACGAACGATCGATCTTGAGTTCCGTAAACGGATAACGATGAATCTGTTTCAAGGAAGAATAACCGATTCCGAAGTCGTCCACGGAAAGACCGATCCCGCGGATTCGAATCCGAGTCAGAATGTCGAGAGTCGACGTGATGTTTTCCAATAACTGAGTTTCCGTCACTTCCACGATAAGCTGATTGTTTTTTAAACCGAACCCCTCGATCATCTTGGAAATCGTTTCGGGAAGAATGAGTTTGTTCAAACTTACCGGAGAAACGTTCACCGCAACCGCGATACCCGGAAATTGTTTGTTCCAAATCGAACACTGACCGAGCGCTTGTAAAATCAACTTCTCCGTCATCGCGTCCATCAAACTGGGATACGATTCCAAAGTGGGGATGAATGAATCGGGAAAAACCAAACCTCGCACCGGATGAGCCCAACGCACCAAGGATTCAAAACCGGAGACAGTTCCCGTTTTAAAATTGATCTTAGGCTGATAAAAAAGACGAAACTGATCCTCTCGAATTCCTTGTTCGATCTCTTCCGCAGTGATCGCCGAAGCGGGTTCAGCAACGGGTCGCTTGCCGACTGTCGAAGAATTGACAGAATCGCTCTTGTTATCGGAAATCAATCCCGTTAGAACTCTTTGATATTCTTGAATTCGAATGGGTTTTTCCAGAACGCCTGAAATTTTTAATCCGTATTGAATCGCAAGGGATTCCGCGCTTTGTAACACGCGTCGATCCGCGCCGCTGATGAGAATCACGGAAACGGATAATTTTTTCCCGGATAACATCCGTAAAACGTCCACCCCGTCCACGCCGGGAATCATCAGATCTAAAATGATATATTGCGTATGATCGCCAAGCTTTTCAAAGAAAACCCCGGCTTCGTGCGTGATCGTAACTTCAAAGCCGCATTGTTTGGCTAGATCTCCGAGGATCCCGGCGATCTCTTCCTCGTCATCTAGAATCAGTAAATTAGGTAGAGGGTGCTGATTCATGAATGGCTAATTTATAATCGACCGAAATGATTCACAAGAGATTTTCGAGAAATCGGCCAAGGGATTTCCGAAGAATTTTCCGATCCGTTTTCCGAAACGGATGCGGAAACGTAAAATGTTTTCAGCATAGAATTCGACTTCTCCGCATTTCTGCAAATCTCCTTCCATTGAGGGAAGGATTCTCCCCAACATTCCGAGAATAAAACGGCTTTCCCTTTCACTTTTGAAAGTTCGGATTGAAAGGAGGTTAATTCTTGAAATCGACGAACCTGAAATCCTAAAGTCCGAAAGACATAAGAGGTTCTCTTCGATGTTTCTCCCTCCCCCGTAAAATAAAAGATTTCAGATCCATCACCGGAGATCGCATTCCCTGAGGGATGCAAGTTCGGTTGCCGTTCTTCCAAGGGAAAGTAGGCGTAAAAGTCGGAACACCAACCGGGGTGCGATTCGAAGGCGACTTTACCGCCGCTTCGTTTCACAAATCCGAAAACCATCGAAAGCCCGAGCCCGGAACTTTTCCCTTTCGGTTTCGTGGTGATAAACGGTTCGAAAATTTTATCCGCGATGTTTGCATCCACTCCCCGCCCGTTGTCCGCGATCCTGAGCAAAAAATAATTTCCGATTTCTAAACCGAATTCCTTCGATTCTTTGGAAGAGGTCACGGCGATCGTATCCGTTTCGATCAGAACGGTCCCTCCCGATTCTTCCACGGCTTCCTTTGCGTTTTGCAGCAAATGCATGAGACAATTTGCAAATTCGCTTCGATCGATTCTACACTTGGCGCCCCGGCCTCCCGGTTCGAAAACAACCCGAACGTTTTCCGGAAACGGTTCGACCGGTTTTTCCAAATATTCTCCGATCCATCGATCCGGTTCTACGGATTCGGGATTGAGGGATTGTTTTCGGGAGAAGTTTAGAAGTTTCTTATTTACTTCCGCGCCTCGCATCACCGCTCCTTGTGCGGAATTGACTCGACTGAGAACGTTCGGCTGCTCCTTGCATTGCATTTCCAAAAGGTCCAAATTCGCGATGATGATGTTTAGAATATTATTAAAATCGTGTGCGATCCCGCCGGCAAATTGCGCGATCGTTTCCATTCTCATGAGAAGCGGGTCCGCAAGTGCATTCTCTTTTTTGAATGTTTCTTCGTTTCTATTTTGCAAAAGCAAAAAGAAGACTTTGGCAAGGACAAACGTCGAAAGAGTCTTTTTGTCCAGATATCCTTGAAATCCCGCTTCTTCCGCTAAGGATGCGATTTCCGATTCCGGCAAACCCGAAATCAAAACGGCGGGTGCCAATCCGGACGCAGAACGAATTTCTTTTAATAATTCAGGACCGGTCTTCGGTCCTAAAAAATGATCGATCACATAGATTTTGTAAGCATCGGAATTCGATCGGATCTCCGCAAGCGCCGCGTCCGCATTCTGAAATCGAGTCACTTTGTATTTTGGATACGAAATATCGCCGAGATATTCCTTAAAAAGAATAAAATCCTCCTCGTCGTCTTCGACTAACAATACTTTGACGACATCGAACGAATCGTCAGGAAACAATGGGAAGCTCCACGATTTCGAGCCAGTATTGTCCGAGTGTTCGAATCGTTTCCATAAAAGCTCCGAACTCGACCGGTTTACGGATAAAGGAATTCGCGCCGAGATCGTAAGTCTGCAGCATATCTTCCTCTTCCCGGGAAGTAGTCAAAACGATGACCGGAATTTTTTTGAATTCGGGAATGGTCTTGATCGTTTTCAAAACCTCTCTTCCGTCCATCTTGGGCATATTCAAATCCAGAAGAATGATTCCGGGACGGGGGTATTTTAGAATATCCGAATATTCTCCTTTGTTTTGAAGAAATTCGAACAGCTCCTCTCCGTCCTTTACGAAGTGAAGCG
It encodes:
- a CDS encoding DoxX-like family protein, yielding MKKILDWTTRIIAIAILTPAFYFKLSGAERSIATFTALDAEPFGRYVVGFFELGVVLLLLIPQTSWLGAMIATVIMIGAIGSHISMLGFQGEAGVSFILAFVVLSCCILQLFASKDRNPIFSRILTNKSY
- a CDS encoding EAL domain-containing response regulator; this encodes MNQHPLPNLLILDDEEEIAGILGDLAKQCGFEVTITHEAGVFFEKLGDHTQYIILDLMIPGVDGVDVLRMLSGKKLSVSVILISGADRRVLQSAESLAIQYGLKISGVLEKPIRIQEYQRVLTGLISDNKSDSVNSSTVGKRPVAEPASAITAEEIEQGIREDQFRLFYQPKINFKTGTVSGFESLVRWAHPVRGLVFPDSFIPTLESYPSLMDAMTEKLILQALGQCSIWNKQFPGIAVAVNVSPVSLNKLILPETISKMIEGFGLKNNQLIVEVTETQLLENITSTLDILTRIRIRGIGLSVDDFGIGYSSLKQIHRYPFTELKIDRSFVSVAPYDKEALFICQAAIDLGHKLGMTVVAEGIETAEVGELMKKEGCDKGQGYFYSKPMPADAALQYLANFKA
- a CDS encoding hybrid sensor histidine kinase/response regulator — encoded protein: MFPDDSFDVVKVLLVEDDEEDFILFKEYLGDISYPKYKVTRFQNADAALAEIRSNSDAYKIYVIDHFLGPKTGPELLKEIRSASGLAPAVLISGLPESEIASLAEEAGFQGYLDKKTLSTFVLAKVFFLLLQNRNEETFKKENALADPLLMRMETIAQFAGGIAHDFNNILNIIIANLDLLEMQCKEQPNVLSRVNSAQGAVMRGAEVNKKLLNFSRKQSLNPESVEPDRWIGEYLEKPVEPFPENVRVVFEPGGRGAKCRIDRSEFANCLMHLLQNAKEAVEESGGTVLIETDTIAVTSSKESKEFGLEIGNYFLLRIADNGRGVDANIADKIFEPFITTKPKGKSSGLGLSMVFGFVKRSGGKVAFESHPGWCSDFYAYFPLEERQPNLHPSGNAISGDGSEIFYFTGEGETSKRTSYVFRTLGFQVRRFQELTSFQSELSKVKGKAVLFSECWGESFPQWKEICRNAEKSNSMLKTFYVSASVSENGSENSSEIPWPISRKSLVNHFGRL
- a CDS encoding response regulator translates to MKPEIKNQNSIHILVAEDDPDDRLLMRDGFRENNLINPLHFVKDGEELFEFLQNKGEYSDILKYPRPGIILLDLNMPKMDGREVLKTIKTIPEFKKIPVIVLTTSREEEDMLQTYDLGANSFIRKPVEFGAFMETIRTLGQYWLEIVELPIVS